The Pseudarthrobacter sp. NS4 genome includes a window with the following:
- a CDS encoding aquaporin, with the protein MSTPNPARRDALLPGGPAAVRPGLLPRLAAEGVGSMFLAVAGLGVPLFSIPQSSPLPAALAAGLAVTAAMLAFGHVSGGHFNPAITLGHLLAGRIHAGAAAAYAAVQLAGAAAGALVLYAVLRTLPGIADSRTAFDTVTAGFGEHSIIQAPLTAVLLLEVLGAAIIVAVFLGAAARDRTGGIAAPVAVGLAFAALLQLGQSVGNLPFNPARAAASALFSSGWAMEQVWVFLAAPLVGAAIAGLLSRSFLAVSPAHGGTGVDLEPAPEMLTGNAGGEGRKDSVRGVGDGTANEAQEFFEGKRG; encoded by the coding sequence ATGAGCACCCCCAATCCAGCCCGACGCGACGCCCTGCTGCCGGGAGGTCCGGCAGCTGTCCGCCCCGGACTTCTGCCCCGGCTGGCTGCCGAGGGGGTCGGGAGCATGTTCCTGGCAGTTGCCGGACTGGGCGTGCCCCTTTTCAGCATCCCGCAGTCCAGCCCGCTGCCTGCGGCGCTCGCCGCAGGCCTTGCCGTGACCGCCGCGATGCTTGCCTTCGGCCACGTTTCGGGCGGCCACTTCAACCCCGCCATCACCCTGGGCCACCTCCTGGCCGGCCGCATCCATGCCGGCGCGGCAGCCGCCTACGCGGCTGTACAGCTGGCAGGGGCGGCGGCGGGCGCCCTGGTCCTTTATGCGGTGTTGCGCACGCTTCCCGGCATCGCCGACAGCCGGACTGCATTTGATACCGTCACGGCCGGCTTCGGTGAACACTCCATTATCCAGGCACCCCTGACCGCTGTTCTGCTCCTCGAGGTGCTGGGTGCAGCCATAATTGTGGCCGTCTTCCTTGGTGCGGCCGCCAGGGACCGCACCGGCGGCATCGCCGCGCCGGTTGCCGTCGGATTGGCGTTCGCTGCCCTTCTGCAGTTGGGACAGTCAGTGGGCAACCTGCCGTTCAATCCGGCACGGGCCGCTGCCTCCGCCCTGTTCAGCTCCGGCTGGGCGATGGAGCAGGTATGGGTCTTCCTTGCCGCGCCGCTGGTGGGTGCAGCCATCGCCGGGTTGCTGTCCCGCAGCTTCCTTGCCGTGTCTCCCGCGCATGGCGGCACAGGCGTTGACCTCGAACCGGCGCCGGAAATGCTTACCGGCAACGCCGGCGGCGAAGGGCGGAAAGACAGCGTCCGCGGAGTGGGCGATGGCACGGCCAACGAGGCGCAGGAGTTTTTCGAAGGCAAGCGGGGCTGA
- a CDS encoding ADP-ribosylglycohydrolase family protein, producing the protein MSIETGVSAPTLKSRIHGCLLGGALGDSLGYEVEFDAIDVIRRRFGPDGLTGFAAFSGGSHFSDDTQLTLYTVDGLVEALEWANSGVGADVNACLWLAYLRWLSTQGEAAGPSAPTPQARWIDGNTVLHQRRHPGKACISGLATGEMGTSVRPVNPASKGCGTVMRSAPFGLIPHITPDAVYKLSADAASLTHGHPSARQSAGIFSLLIHRLASGEGLREAAAGVTAHAANITDVAPELPERLQAALALADKGVVPPEELVRTLGEGWVAEEALAVALYAVLATLPDDSAATGPDTLPVQHFRAAVALAVNHSGDSDSTGSVAGNILGAHYGEDCLPGDWLKALEAPEVIRGMADQLVGVTTGEG; encoded by the coding sequence ATGAGCATCGAGACCGGCGTTTCCGCGCCCACCCTGAAGTCCCGCATCCACGGCTGCCTGCTGGGTGGCGCGCTGGGAGACTCGCTGGGCTACGAGGTGGAGTTTGATGCGATCGACGTGATTCGTCGCCGCTTCGGCCCGGACGGCCTGACCGGCTTTGCTGCGTTTTCCGGCGGCAGCCATTTCTCCGACGATACACAGTTGACCCTCTACACCGTGGACGGGCTTGTGGAAGCACTGGAATGGGCGAACTCGGGTGTAGGCGCGGACGTCAACGCCTGCCTCTGGCTGGCATACCTGCGGTGGCTCAGCACCCAGGGCGAGGCTGCGGGACCCTCTGCGCCGACGCCGCAGGCCCGCTGGATCGACGGGAACACGGTGCTCCACCAGCGGCGCCATCCCGGGAAAGCCTGCATCTCCGGCCTGGCAACCGGCGAAATGGGTACCTCCGTGCGCCCCGTGAATCCGGCGTCGAAGGGTTGCGGGACGGTGATGCGTTCCGCCCCGTTCGGGCTGATCCCGCACATCACGCCCGACGCCGTCTACAAGTTGAGTGCCGATGCGGCCTCGTTGACGCACGGCCACCCGTCGGCCCGCCAAAGCGCTGGGATCTTCAGCCTCCTGATCCACCGCCTGGCCTCAGGCGAAGGACTGCGTGAAGCGGCCGCCGGCGTGACGGCCCACGCGGCCAATATCACTGACGTGGCGCCGGAACTGCCGGAGCGGCTCCAGGCAGCCCTCGCACTGGCTGACAAGGGCGTTGTGCCGCCGGAGGAACTGGTGCGGACGCTGGGTGAGGGCTGGGTTGCCGAGGAGGCGCTCGCCGTCGCGCTTTATGCGGTACTCGCCACCCTCCCGGACGATTCCGCCGCAACCGGCCCGGACACCCTTCCCGTCCAGCACTTCCGCGCAGCCGTGGCCCTGGCCGTCAACCACAGCGGTGACAGCGACTCCACCGGCTCGGTGGCCGGCAACATCCTGGGGGCCCACTACGGGGAGGACTGCCTGCCCGGCGATTGGCTTAAAGCATTGGAAGCTCCTGAGGTCATCCGGGGCATGGCGGACCAGTTGGTGGGGGTCACTACCGGCGAAGGCTGA
- a CDS encoding DUF4395 domain-containing protein, translating into MSLFAFPNPVNEYAARVTAGLVVLLALVTAATGSGWGLLAIAVGFWLRVLFGPRISPLALLSVKVITPRLGKVKLVPGPPKRFAQGMGAFVSTAALLLFIAGAVPAAWTVLGILIVAASLEAFLGFCLGCVIFGFLQRRGLIPEEVCEACNNISLRR; encoded by the coding sequence ATGTCCCTGTTTGCGTTCCCTAATCCCGTCAATGAATATGCCGCCCGCGTGACGGCAGGGCTCGTTGTGCTCCTGGCGCTGGTCACGGCTGCGACCGGCTCTGGATGGGGACTGCTGGCCATCGCCGTCGGATTCTGGCTGCGCGTGCTGTTCGGCCCGCGGATCTCACCTCTGGCCCTGCTGTCCGTTAAAGTCATCACGCCCAGGCTGGGAAAGGTGAAGCTGGTGCCGGGTCCGCCCAAGCGCTTTGCCCAGGGGATGGGAGCCTTCGTCTCCACCGCAGCCCTGCTGCTGTTCATCGCCGGTGCCGTACCGGCGGCCTGGACGGTTCTGGGCATCCTCATCGTCGCGGCCTCGCTGGAAGCATTTCTCGGTTTCTGCCTGGGCTGCGTGATTTTTGGGTTCCTGCAGCGGCGCGGGCTTATTCCGGAAGAAGTCTGCGAGGCCTGCAACAACATCAGCCTTCGCCGGTAG
- a CDS encoding exonuclease domain-containing protein, translating into MGLDFTAIDFETANGFRGSPCAVGLTKVRNGRIVEEASWLMRPPPNYDHFDYHNVRIHGISAAQVAGQPRFGELFAEIGAFIGDDVLAAHNAAFDLGVIRSALEVSGLPGPAYDYVCTVMLSRRCYSLVSNSLPFAAEEAGVPLVNHHDAAEDARACAGILMDIARRNGANSLAELYLSLGLVMPRQQAFDPAVDTLSKPSLAAVAGASGNGAALVRPFQSGWPEEGINPDPNPLAEPGHPLYGQTLVFTGQLTIGRPEAKVRSAEVGARTESRVTGRTTVLVVGDGFVASDLRSGRLTGKARRVLELHERGQGIEVLSEGEFLQMVGSA; encoded by the coding sequence GTGGGTTTGGACTTTACTGCGATCGACTTTGAGACGGCGAACGGCTTCCGGGGCTCGCCCTGTGCGGTAGGGCTCACCAAGGTCCGGAACGGACGCATCGTGGAGGAAGCCTCGTGGCTGATGAGGCCACCACCCAACTACGACCACTTCGATTACCACAACGTCCGGATCCACGGCATCAGCGCCGCGCAGGTGGCCGGGCAGCCCCGTTTTGGGGAACTCTTCGCCGAAATCGGCGCCTTTATCGGTGACGACGTCCTGGCCGCACACAACGCGGCGTTTGATCTCGGCGTGATCCGTTCCGCCCTCGAGGTCTCCGGGCTTCCGGGCCCCGCCTACGACTACGTGTGCACCGTGATGCTGTCCCGGCGCTGCTATTCGCTGGTGTCCAACTCCCTGCCGTTTGCCGCCGAGGAAGCCGGTGTGCCGCTGGTCAATCATCACGACGCCGCCGAGGACGCCCGGGCATGCGCCGGGATCCTGATGGACATCGCCAGGCGTAACGGTGCCAACAGCCTTGCCGAGCTCTACCTCTCGCTCGGCCTGGTGATGCCCCGCCAGCAGGCATTCGACCCGGCCGTGGACACGCTGTCCAAACCCAGCCTGGCGGCCGTCGCCGGTGCTTCCGGCAACGGCGCGGCGCTTGTCCGTCCCTTCCAGTCCGGCTGGCCGGAGGAAGGCATCAATCCCGATCCCAATCCGCTCGCTGAGCCGGGCCATCCGCTGTATGGGCAAACCCTTGTCTTCACCGGACAGCTGACCATCGGGCGGCCGGAAGCCAAAGTGCGGTCCGCCGAGGTTGGAGCCCGTACCGAAAGCCGGGTGACCGGCCGCACCACCGTCCTGGTGGTGGGCGACGGGTTTGTGGCTTCCGACCTTCGCTCGGGCAGGCTGACAGGCAAGGCCCGCCGTGTGCTGGAACTGCATGAACGCGGACAGGGGATTGAGGTACTGTCCGAGGGCGAGTTCCTGCAGATGGTGGGAAGCGCGTAG
- a CDS encoding DedA family protein: MNDFAVSMLGGAGPVQPHMASFLPDWLNPQIFLADPALAPWVVLLVCGIVFAETGLLVGFFLPGDSMLFTAGLLVATDTIKFNIWLFALLIMISAIVGNQTGYLIGSKAGPAIFNKPNSRLFKRENVENAHAFFEKHGGKALILARFVPIIRTFVPVIVGVAQMNKKKFFLFNVIGAVLWGGGVTLLGYLLGDRIPWVRENLDIIFIVIVLVSVLPIGVEVLRGLSAKRQAAAYGTDPVDEFIEEHAPEEEHKTPRDIPDTTQDDSARPVRPSTRVEE, from the coding sequence ATGAACGACTTCGCTGTGTCCATGCTGGGGGGTGCAGGACCGGTCCAGCCGCACATGGCATCCTTCCTGCCCGACTGGCTGAACCCCCAGATTTTCCTGGCCGATCCCGCCCTGGCCCCGTGGGTGGTCCTGCTTGTATGCGGCATCGTCTTCGCGGAAACCGGCCTGCTGGTGGGTTTTTTCCTGCCCGGCGACTCCATGCTGTTCACCGCGGGCCTGCTCGTGGCCACGGACACCATCAAGTTCAACATATGGCTGTTTGCGCTGCTGATCATGATCTCTGCCATCGTTGGCAACCAGACGGGCTACCTGATCGGTTCGAAGGCCGGCCCGGCGATCTTCAACAAGCCCAATTCCCGCCTCTTCAAGCGCGAAAACGTCGAAAACGCCCATGCCTTCTTCGAAAAGCACGGCGGCAAGGCCCTGATCCTGGCCCGCTTCGTCCCCATCATCAGGACTTTTGTTCCGGTGATCGTGGGCGTTGCCCAGATGAACAAAAAGAAGTTCTTCCTGTTCAATGTGATCGGGGCCGTCCTGTGGGGCGGCGGCGTGACGCTGCTCGGCTACCTCCTGGGCGACCGTATCCCGTGGGTCCGCGAGAACCTGGACATCATCTTCATCGTTATCGTGCTGGTTTCGGTCCTGCCAATCGGTGTGGAGGTCCTCCGCGGCCTGTCCGCGAAGCGCCAGGCCGCCGCTTATGGCACCGATCCGGTGGATGAATTCATCGAGGAACACGCTCCGGAGGAAGAACACAAGACGCCCCGCGACATCCCGGATACAACGCAGGATGATTCCGCCCGGCCAGTCCGGCCCTCCACGAGGGTCGAAGAATAG
- the rdgB gene encoding RdgB/HAM1 family non-canonical purine NTP pyrophosphatase codes for MTPAGASPRLVLATHNKGKLRELRELLRGQLPGLDVDTQVVDAAAAGAPDVVETGVTFAENSLLKARAVADATGLVAIADDSGLAVDVMGGAPGIFSARWSGSHGDDAANLALLLNQLSDVPDQHRGAAFVCAAALAVPGTDGAPGREVVEYGQLEGVLLREPRGEGGFGYDPVLQPAGDHRSCAELSAEEKNAISHRGKAFRALLPAIVEALQAADA; via the coding sequence GTGACTCCCGCAGGTGCCTCCCCACGGCTGGTCCTCGCCACCCACAACAAGGGCAAACTCCGCGAGTTGCGCGAGCTGCTGCGTGGACAGCTCCCAGGGCTCGACGTCGACACGCAGGTGGTGGATGCGGCGGCGGCAGGTGCCCCCGACGTTGTCGAGACAGGTGTGACGTTCGCCGAGAACTCGCTGCTGAAGGCGCGGGCCGTGGCCGATGCCACCGGCCTGGTGGCCATTGCCGACGATTCCGGGCTTGCCGTCGACGTGATGGGCGGGGCGCCCGGTATCTTCTCCGCCCGGTGGTCCGGCAGTCACGGTGATGACGCGGCCAACCTGGCGCTGCTCCTCAACCAGCTTTCGGACGTTCCGGACCAGCACCGTGGGGCGGCGTTCGTGTGTGCCGCAGCCCTCGCCGTGCCCGGGACGGACGGCGCCCCCGGGCGGGAAGTGGTGGAGTACGGGCAGCTGGAGGGCGTCCTGCTGCGCGAGCCCCGCGGTGAGGGCGGATTTGGCTACGATCCAGTCCTGCAGCCAGCAGGGGACCACCGCAGCTGCGCGGAACTGTCCGCCGAGGAAAAGAACGCCATCAGCCATCGGGGCAAAGCGTTCCGGGCCCTCCTGCCGGCGATCGTGGAAGCGCTGCAGGCAGCAGACGCTTAA
- the rph gene encoding ribonuclease PH, whose translation MTSEATAVPIVRADGRAPDQLRPISITRGWSNQAEGSALIEFGNTRVLCTASLTPGVPRWLKGEGRGWVTAEYAMLPRATNTRSDRESVKGKIGGRTHEISRLIGRSLRSIIDTRALGENTIVLDCDVLQADGGTRTAAITGAYVALADSIRFARDNKLIAKNAQPLIDTIAAVSVGIIDGVPMLDLPYIEDVRAETDMNVVVTGAGKFVEVQGTAEGAPFDRAELDQLLDLALLGTTQLAAIQRETLADTL comes from the coding sequence ATGACTTCTGAAGCAACTGCAGTGCCCATTGTGCGTGCCGACGGCCGTGCCCCGGATCAGCTCCGGCCCATCAGCATCACCCGCGGATGGTCCAACCAGGCCGAGGGATCTGCACTGATCGAGTTCGGCAACACCAGGGTCCTGTGCACCGCCTCCCTGACACCCGGCGTTCCCCGCTGGCTGAAGGGCGAGGGCAGGGGCTGGGTCACTGCCGAGTACGCAATGCTGCCGCGTGCAACAAACACCCGCTCGGACCGTGAATCGGTCAAGGGCAAGATCGGCGGCCGCACGCACGAGATCTCCCGGCTCATCGGCCGGTCGCTGCGCTCAATCATCGACACCAGGGCCCTGGGCGAAAACACCATCGTGCTGGACTGCGACGTCCTCCAGGCTGACGGCGGAACCCGCACGGCCGCCATCACCGGCGCCTACGTAGCCCTGGCCGACTCCATCCGGTTTGCCCGCGACAACAAGCTGATCGCCAAAAACGCCCAGCCCCTCATCGACACCATCGCAGCAGTTTCGGTGGGAATCATCGACGGCGTCCCCATGCTGGACCTGCCCTACATCGAGGACGTCCGGGCTGAAACCGACATGAACGTGGTGGTCACCGGTGCGGGCAAGTTCGTGGAGGTACAGGGGACCGCCGAGGGCGCGCCGTTCGACCGCGCCGAACTGGACCAGCTCCTTGACCTCGCACTGCTCGGCACCACCCAGCTCGCTGCCATCCAGCGCGAAACCCTGGCTGACACCCTGTGA
- a CDS encoding MBL fold metallo-hydrolase encodes MKLTIVGCTGSFPGPGSPASCYLLTATDGERTWKVVMDLGSGALGAIQRYTDLEDIDAIFLTHLHPDHCMDLCGLHVAVRWKPGGWGRGRIPVWGPAATADRMATAYGLDLDPGMHEEFDFTNWAERQPVTVGPFTVTPFAVNHPVEEAYALRVEVVEPDKDGNRIARTLTYSGDTDSCAGLEEAAKDADLFLCEAAFEEGRDDGIKDVHLTGKRAGEAAAAAGARRLLLTHIPVWTSQTTVMAEARPAFGGDVAVAVAGVHYTI; translated from the coding sequence GTGAAGCTGACCATCGTAGGCTGCACCGGTTCGTTTCCCGGTCCCGGCTCCCCGGCGTCGTGCTACCTCCTGACCGCCACCGACGGCGAACGGACCTGGAAAGTGGTCATGGACCTGGGCAGCGGAGCCCTGGGCGCCATCCAGCGGTACACGGACCTTGAGGACATTGATGCGATCTTCCTCACGCACCTCCACCCGGACCACTGCATGGACCTCTGCGGCCTGCACGTCGCCGTCCGGTGGAAGCCTGGCGGCTGGGGCCGAGGCAGAATCCCGGTGTGGGGGCCTGCGGCAACGGCAGACCGGATGGCCACCGCCTACGGACTGGACCTCGATCCCGGTATGCACGAGGAGTTCGACTTCACCAACTGGGCCGAGCGCCAACCCGTGACTGTAGGACCGTTCACGGTCACGCCGTTCGCCGTCAACCACCCTGTGGAGGAGGCCTATGCGCTCCGCGTGGAGGTGGTGGAGCCGGACAAGGACGGCAACAGGATCGCCCGCACCCTGACCTACTCCGGCGACACGGATTCCTGCGCCGGGCTCGAGGAAGCGGCCAAGGACGCTGACCTTTTCCTGTGCGAAGCGGCCTTCGAGGAAGGCCGCGACGACGGCATCAAGGATGTCCACCTGACGGGCAAGCGCGCCGGGGAGGCTGCCGCGGCGGCGGGAGCCCGCCGCCTGCTGCTCACGCACATCCCAGTGTGGACGTCCCAGACCACCGTGATGGCAGAGGCCCGTCCCGCGTTCGGCGGCGACGTCGCAGTGGCCGTTGCCGGAGTGCACTACACCATCTAG
- the murI gene encoding glutamate racemase, translating to MDPSAAAEQAATASDLPAAALEARPIGVFDSGVGGLTVARSIIDQLPNESILYVGDTAHGPYGPLPIAEVRANALGVMDELVDSGVKLLTIACNSASAAVLRDARERYTAKYGIPVIEVIQPAVRRAVAATRTGRVGVIGTSATIGSRAYEDTFAAAPDLEITSVACPEFVSYVEAGITTGTALLAVAEEYLAPLKAAGVDTVVLGCTHYPLLTGVISYVMGADVTLVSSAEETAKDVYRALATHDLQRRAGTPPEHHFVATGDAGQFEALARRFLGPEVLSVRHVDHVAAQYPTGSLARITPEMIAAAQSARNRPRISNFVGSGFADAGRGGGPAL from the coding sequence ATGGACCCGTCAGCGGCAGCTGAACAGGCCGCCACAGCCAGCGACCTGCCGGCCGCCGCCCTGGAAGCACGCCCCATCGGCGTCTTCGATTCCGGTGTTGGCGGCCTTACCGTTGCCCGCTCCATCATCGACCAGCTTCCCAACGAGTCCATCCTTTATGTGGGGGACACCGCCCACGGGCCGTACGGCCCCCTGCCCATCGCGGAAGTCCGGGCAAACGCCCTGGGGGTGATGGACGAACTGGTGGACTCCGGCGTGAAGCTGCTCACCATTGCGTGCAACTCGGCGTCGGCCGCAGTGCTGCGGGATGCCCGCGAACGGTACACGGCCAAGTACGGCATCCCGGTGATTGAAGTCATCCAGCCGGCCGTGCGCCGGGCCGTGGCGGCAACGCGCACGGGACGGGTGGGCGTCATCGGCACGTCCGCGACGATTGGCTCACGGGCCTACGAAGACACCTTCGCTGCCGCGCCGGACCTCGAGATCACCTCGGTGGCCTGTCCCGAATTCGTGAGCTATGTCGAAGCAGGGATTACCACCGGCACGGCCCTGCTGGCCGTTGCCGAGGAATACCTGGCACCGCTTAAGGCCGCCGGCGTGGACACGGTGGTGCTGGGCTGCACGCACTACCCGCTGCTGACCGGAGTCATCTCCTACGTCATGGGCGCCGACGTCACACTGGTGTCCAGCGCCGAGGAAACCGCCAAGGACGTGTACCGGGCGCTGGCCACCCACGATCTCCAGCGCCGGGCGGGCACGCCCCCGGAACACCACTTTGTGGCCACTGGCGACGCCGGCCAGTTCGAGGCCCTGGCCAGGAGGTTCCTGGGCCCCGAGGTGCTCTCCGTCCGCCACGTGGACCATGTGGCGGCGCAGTACCCCACCGGAAGCCTGGCGCGCATCACGCCTGAAATGATCGCCGCGGCGCAAAGTGCCCGGAACCGTCCGCGGATTTCCAATTTTGTGGGCAGCGGGTTCGCGGACGCCGGCCGGGGCGGAGGTCCCGCCCTGTGA
- a CDS encoding DUF2017 domain-containing protein codes for MAKAFKYGLKGITGYLEPAERELLRSLIDDVISMLQPEDRTGQDPLAALVGLDMDVAEPSDRAVKRLLPNVMKDDGAGSLEFRQLTERSLRETKIGALRAAALDLDKDEIVLTPEGAKHWSMALNDVRLVLAERLDIRDEEDAEHVHLMQDWSQAEDVESYLALVYNFATWLQESLVQAMLQSLETRR; via the coding sequence GTGGCTAAGGCATTCAAATACGGGCTCAAGGGAATCACCGGCTACCTCGAACCGGCCGAGCGGGAACTCCTGCGCAGCCTCATTGACGATGTGATATCCATGCTCCAGCCTGAGGACCGTACCGGACAGGATCCACTGGCGGCCCTCGTCGGCCTGGACATGGACGTGGCAGAGCCTTCGGACCGCGCCGTCAAGCGGCTGCTGCCCAACGTCATGAAGGACGACGGCGCCGGGTCCCTGGAGTTCCGCCAGCTCACCGAGCGGTCCCTCCGCGAGACCAAGATCGGGGCACTGCGGGCCGCCGCGCTGGACCTGGACAAGGATGAGATTGTGCTGACGCCGGAGGGTGCAAAGCATTGGTCCATGGCGTTGAACGACGTCCGGCTGGTCCTGGCCGAGCGCCTGGACATCAGGGATGAGGAGGATGCCGAACACGTCCACCTCATGCAGGACTGGTCCCAGGCCGAGGACGTGGAAAGCTACCTGGCCCTGGTCTACAACTTCGCGACCTGGCTGCAGGAGTCCCTGGTCCAGGCCATGCTGCAGTCGCTGGAAACCCGACGTTGA
- the clpS gene encoding ATP-dependent Clp protease adapter ClpS codes for MTLSVALGPDTQEGTRTGTAESTDLLTAPDIPWNLVIWNDPVNLMSYVSYVFQSYFGYSESKANKLMMEVHKKGRSIVAHGSKEQVERHAVAMHGFGLWATVEKASGGPGGNSGKSGGPGQGKGKRG; via the coding sequence ATGACCTTAAGCGTTGCGCTCGGCCCTGATACACAGGAGGGCACCCGGACCGGAACAGCGGAGTCCACAGACTTACTGACCGCACCGGACATCCCCTGGAACCTGGTGATCTGGAACGATCCCGTCAACCTCATGAGCTACGTCAGCTATGTATTCCAAAGCTACTTCGGCTACTCGGAGAGCAAAGCGAACAAGCTCATGATGGAGGTCCATAAGAAGGGCCGATCCATCGTTGCGCACGGCAGCAAGGAACAGGTGGAGCGCCATGCCGTGGCCATGCACGGCTTCGGGCTGTGGGCCACGGTGGAAAAGGCCAGCGGCGGTCCCGGCGGGAACTCAGGGAAGTCCGGCGGACCGGGCCAGGGCAAGGGGAAACGTGGCTAA
- a CDS encoding nicotinate phosphoribosyltransferase, whose translation MSTSAGWDHPRTSFYTDHYELTMLQASLHSGAAHRKSVFEAFARRLPDGRRYGIVAGTGRLLEGIANFRFGEAELDFLARTKVVNEQTLEYLSSYRFSGDIWGYPEGEAYFPHSPILIVEATFAEACMLETYLLSVLNHDSAIASAASRMVSAAGGRPCIEMGSRRTHEEAAASAARAAVIAGFDSTSNLEAGVRYGIKTVGTAAHSFTLLHDSERDAFEAQIASLGEGTSLLVDTYDVETAVRAAVDLAGSRLGAVRLDSGDLVTQAQWVRRLLDDLGNENTKIVVTSDLDEYAIAALQSAPVDSYGVGTSLVTGSGAPTASMVYKLVSRTDDDGNFISVAKAAKNKASVGGRKYALRKLDERGTATAEIVGVGHRPEDDGNDRPLLQQFMKNGELLPGWTGHEGVLRARQRHADSMAELPPVVNRLQRGEAAIPTIYEEN comes from the coding sequence GTGAGTACCTCTGCCGGCTGGGACCATCCCCGCACGTCCTTTTACACTGACCACTACGAGCTGACCATGCTGCAGGCGTCGCTTCATTCGGGCGCCGCGCACCGCAAATCGGTGTTCGAGGCGTTCGCCCGGCGGCTGCCGGACGGCCGGCGCTACGGCATTGTGGCAGGTACCGGCAGGTTGCTGGAAGGCATCGCGAATTTCCGCTTCGGTGAGGCCGAACTGGACTTCCTGGCCCGTACCAAGGTCGTCAATGAACAGACGCTGGAGTACCTGTCGTCCTACCGTTTTTCCGGGGATATCTGGGGCTATCCAGAGGGTGAAGCGTACTTTCCGCACTCCCCCATCCTGATTGTCGAGGCAACGTTCGCCGAGGCCTGCATGCTGGAGACGTACCTCCTGTCCGTCCTGAACCATGACAGCGCCATCGCCTCCGCCGCCTCCCGTATGGTAAGCGCCGCGGGCGGGCGCCCCTGCATCGAGATGGGCTCCCGGCGCACGCACGAGGAAGCGGCCGCTTCCGCCGCACGCGCTGCCGTCATTGCAGGATTCGACAGCACCTCGAACCTTGAGGCGGGTGTCCGCTACGGCATCAAGACTGTGGGTACCGCCGCCCACTCCTTCACGCTGTTGCACGACAGCGAGCGTGACGCCTTCGAAGCCCAGATTGCGTCGCTCGGGGAGGGCACGTCCCTCCTGGTGGACACGTACGACGTCGAAACGGCCGTGCGTGCGGCCGTGGACCTTGCCGGTTCCCGGCTGGGGGCTGTGCGGCTGGACTCAGGTGACCTGGTCACGCAGGCCCAGTGGGTACGCCGGCTCCTGGACGATTTGGGCAACGAGAACACCAAGATCGTGGTCACGTCCGACCTCGACGAGTACGCGATTGCAGCGCTGCAGTCGGCTCCGGTTGATTCCTATGGCGTGGGCACTTCCCTGGTGACCGGTTCCGGTGCGCCCACCGCGAGCATGGTGTACAAACTGGTGAGCCGCACAGACGACGACGGAAACTTCATCTCCGTCGCAAAGGCCGCCAAGAACAAGGCCAGCGTGGGCGGACGCAAGTACGCGTTGCGGAAGCTGGATGAACGGGGCACGGCCACCGCCGAGATCGTGGGCGTGGGGCACCGGCCTGAGGACGACGGCAATGACCGGCCGCTGCTGCAGCAGTTCATGAAAAACGGCGAGCTGCTGCCGGGGTGGACCGGGCACGAAGGAGTGCTCCGGGCGCGCCAGCGCCACGCCGATTCCATGGCCGAGCTGCCGCCCGTGGTCAACCGCCTGCAGCGCGGCGAGGCCGCCATCCCCACCATCTATGAGGAGAACTGA
- a CDS encoding isochorismatase family protein, with product MSRALIIVDVQNDFCEGGSLAVQGGAKVAGAISDYVDAHHNEFDHIVATQDWHIDPGDHFSDTPDFKDSWPPHCVAGTRGAELHPDLDTEYIQAYFQKGQYAAAYSGFEGLLAPEDAVPTGERQPGALPGGDPDRFAPDEDAIGLDDWLQSHDVEDVVVVGIATDYCVMATSLDAVQAGYSVTVLRSLTAGIAEDLEEAIAEMELGGVDVA from the coding sequence ATGTCGCGTGCTCTGATCATCGTCGATGTCCAGAACGATTTCTGCGAGGGGGGTTCGCTCGCCGTCCAGGGCGGCGCCAAGGTGGCCGGCGCCATCAGCGACTATGTGGATGCCCACCACAACGAGTTCGACCACATTGTCGCCACCCAGGACTGGCATATCGATCCCGGTGACCATTTCTCGGACACCCCTGACTTCAAGGACAGCTGGCCGCCGCACTGCGTGGCGGGCACCCGCGGCGCGGAGCTCCATCCGGACCTGGACACCGAGTACATCCAGGCGTACTTCCAGAAGGGCCAGTACGCTGCTGCCTACTCAGGCTTCGAAGGGCTCCTGGCCCCTGAGGATGCCGTGCCCACCGGTGAGCGCCAGCCCGGGGCACTGCCGGGCGGGGACCCTGACAGGTTCGCCCCGGACGAGGACGCCATCGGGCTGGACGACTGGCTGCAGAGCCACGATGTGGAAGACGTCGTGGTGGTGGGAATCGCCACCGACTACTGCGTGATGGCCACGTCCCTCGACGCTGTCCAGGCAGGCTACTCAGTCACCGTCCTCCGCTCCCTGACCGCGGGCATCGCCGAGGACCTCGAAGAGGCCATTGCGGAGATGGAGCTTGGCGGAGTGGATGTCGCGTAA